The DNA sequence TGTTGGATCAGTTTTAGGTGAGTATTGAAAATACATCCTAAAAAGCTATTATCGACAAGCTATTGTTCTTTCAATACTTTCTATAACAGAAAAAAGCAAGTGCTGCGTACCATGAAGTGCAAACACATGATTACGAATACATACATTTTAATTGGAAGCTTTtaatttgttcaaacaatGTACTAAAGGGTTTCAATGGCCATCTTTCCTTTGTTGTATATATGTACTTGATGCTCTTTAGAGCTTCTTATCGTTTTAAATTATGACACGACTATTGCTTGCTCGTTGATATTGTGGATTAAAGAAAGGCTAACAAACTTCTATTTGCATCAACAGTGTAAAATTCCGATTGAGAACATGCTTGCTGCAATGCTTGTTTTGGTTTCTTAATGCTTTTCCGTCTTAGTGCCCTCTTTCAAATTTGGTCCGTTGTGATGGGTCGAGTTCgaaagcatttcattttctaaaaCAATATTTGAGTTTTCGGGGgtcgttgatccagtagcaggatttaagtcagacttgtacaagtttttgactacaattcccgatcaaccttatattcaagggttagccagatcggccaactgtaattcgttgatcgatcaaataatctatataaatgaaagctaaacaaaatgaataattttctcgtcttgaactgctggaatTTCAAtcccagtaacggtaaggaaatctgcaaaaaaatagagtttgaatttttatcATGCTAACCGTTCCAAGCACTGTTCTCAGTTTTTGAGACTCCAGCTGAGCGTTAATTTTTCCAACTACTGAAAATTTATAATTATGCAATGCCACAGCCATATCATGGACAGATCACACATGAGCTAGAACATCTAATGAGTTGTGTTAGATTGTAAAGCGGCATCTAGATACAACTCCTTCCCATGAATGGCGATCAGAATTGGCGATACATTATGAATTTGCATGATTTTTGAGGACATTTTTCACTATTAACTTACCAAACCATCCTTGCAAAGTTTTCAATGACAAACTACCCcgattttgacatttcatctCATGGGAATAAGCTCAGGATATTATGTGTTGTAATCACAAATTCCTTTCCAAGTCTTTGTCTTTCACGTGATTATCGCACTGGCCTTCACATAAAAAGTCAAGATTTACGTCTCCTAAAATGTGGAGGAGCCTCGGCAGCGACACAAGGTTCAATTTTAGTCAGCAGAGTAGCTTTCGCTTACTTCTGATAACTCCTTCCTGGCCCATTTACTGAATCgttttcaattgtttgaagTGTTTATAGCATAGCTTTTAGTAATAATGCCCGACATTGCTTCAAGATATAGACAAATTTATCCATCATTCGTCTTCTCCACGGGTTCCATGATAGAAAGCAGTTTGCAAAAGTAAAGACAggtctgattttttttttcaacggaACAAAAGTCTTCGTGGCTTACTCTAAAAGAAATGTTAAACAATTGCTCTGAGCCAATTGTCTCATCCTTTTACAGGAATCATGCCAGCCGCCAAAATGGTCGATTATTGCTCTTCCAAAGCAGCTCTTCATGCCATGGCCAAATGTGTGGCACAAGAATATCTTACCAAAGGAGTTCGAATCAACGTCGTGGCACCTGGCGCCATTGCTACAGATCTTCTCGGCGATATAATGACTGTACCAAAGTAAATTTGAAAGCTTCCAAGGCACTATCGCCTCAATTTTTAAATTCTGTTTTCCCTTTCTAGTGACCAGATCTTGGACGATTTTGGAAGTTTGTGTGTCCCAATAGGTCGTCTTGGGAAATGTGAGGAGATCGCCGACCTAGCCGCCTACTTAGTTTCCGATAAGAACCGATTCATGACTGGATCTGTGATCGTCTCCGATGGAGGCCAATGTGTAGATAAGCTTGAAGGAGAATACAAAGTAGGATTGGCGCGGGATAAGCTGTTGAAAGAACGTGCTGATCATAAGTAATAAAGACGCCATTTTGAAAGTGTATATGTTTATATCCAGGgatctgattttgaaaaaagcttGATGCATAAGCATGTTGACCATAGTTTCAACCGTAGTAACCATATCCACCATAGCCGCCATGGCCATGATAGCCTCGGTGGCCGCTATATCCACCATAACCACCGTACCCTCCATATCTTCGGCCATAACCATAGTAAGGCTCTGCNNNNNNNNNNNNNNNNNNNNNNNNNNNNNNNNNNNNNNNNNNNNNNNNNNNNNNNNNNNNNNNNNNNNNNNNNNNNNNNNNNNNNNNNNNNNNNNNNNNNNNNNNNNNNNNNNNNNNNNNNNNNNNNNNNNNNNNNNNNNNNNNNNNNNNNNNNNNNNNNNNNNNNNNNNNNNNNNNNNNNNNNNNNNNNNNNNNNNNNNNNNNNNNNNNNNNNNNNNNNNNNNNNNNNNNNNNNNNNNNNNNNNNNNNNNNNNNNNNNNNNNNNNNNNNNNNNNNNNNNNNNNNNNNNNNNNNNNNNNNNNNNNNNNNNNNNNNNNNNNNNNNNNNNNNNNNNNNNNNNNNNNNNNNNNNNNNNNNNNNNNNNNNNNNNNNNNNNNNNNNNNNNNNNNNNNNNNNNNNNNNNNNNNNNNNNNNNNNNNNNNNNNNNNNNNNNNNNNNNNNNNNNNNNNNNNNNNNNNNNNNNNNNNNNNNNNNNNNNNNNNNNNNNNNNNNNNNNNNNNNNNNAGCCGTATCCACTATAGCCTCCATAACCGTATGGGCTGGCCTCAGGTTCTGCCAAAGCGACAGTAACGAGAGCTACAACCACCTAAACACATAAAAAGTTGAACATGTACCTTATAATGTTCATAGGTATCCATGGATATTGATTTTTGGACTGCACTACTAATATTCCGCAATACTGACCACGAACTTATACATCTTAAGAGAGAGATTACAGACACATGTGAAGAGTAAAGAGGATCCTCCTTAACTAATGTGTAATTGCTTTGGCTCCCCTTTTATACGCCTaccaatggatggatgggccTTTAAATGCCACGTGGTTGTTTGTGCAGCCGTAGCATTTGACGCAAAAATTACTATCGCAAGTGATCGAACTACTGCCACTCATTACCTAGAAAATGTCAATGGCGACAACTCGTCATCATGAACATAGAAGGTGAGGAATCGTCTTCCTTTCAAtgatcttttgaaatcatgaagTTTACATCCTTTCATAGACATATTTCTCTCCTTTCGggccgaaatatttttgattgagatTTTCTATCATGAGACGTGTGCATTGTTGTTGGAATGATTTCATGTTTTAAAGTGCCACTTCTTTGTCATTCTTGGGTAATTGCAAAGAGATCCATGGAAAGTAAATCAATGGACTAGAATTTGAAGTTTGCTAGAATAATGCACAGTAGAAGTATTTCAATCCCGATCAAGAGTTTGCTTACGAACGAGTAGCCATATATCAAAAATTCAGTGTTACGAGGgaaacttggctttgaaagGCTTCTCTGGATTAGTTACGAAATAGTTTAGTTACCCACTGGAGGTAGGGATTCTGCAGTCGGGTTTCCCCTTTGGACCAAGCATGTCGTTCCCACTTTACACCGCTATTGTAATTCAGATACTACTGGTTGTTATACTTTATAACTTTCTACCTATTTCATCTGCGAAAGAATTCAACGAAGCCCCTttgatttcaacaagttttggTAAGCTCATCATTGAAATCAGCCTGATTTATCTATGAAGATGATTCATCACATTCACTCTTCCTCTGTCAGGTCAAGTTAGAGGTAAATTAGACTTATCTCAAAATGGAAAGGTATATGCCCAGTATTTAGGGATTCCATATGCTCAACCACCGATTGGATCCAGAAGATTTAAGCGCCCTGAACCTTATGAGGGGGTATGGCGTCAAGCCCGAGATGGTACAAAACCACCCACTCCATGTATTCAAAAGAGTAAAAAGGAATCAGGAAAGATGATCGGCAAAGAAGATTGCTTGATCCTTAATGTCTACAAACCAGGTAAAGATAACCAGGCAGGTTTCGATTTCGAAGCAAACTTTTCACTTCTCAAAACCTCTCCGAATGTTTCCTTTCAATAAAAACAGAGAAAATAGACTTGATTCCCAATCTATTTCCCAGATTTTCAAAG is a window from the Tigriopus californicus strain San Diego chromosome 2, Tcal_SD_v2.1, whole genome shotgun sequence genome containing:
- the LOC131876962 gene encoding 3-oxoacyl-[acyl-carrier-protein] reductase FabG-like; this translates as MTKIALITGASSGIGAAIAIQLAKEGQYSLALVARRKAKLEHVAQMCLKEGAKEVHILQKDLSNLDDCKTVIEETVEHYKGLDVLISNAGISKPCALIPDRTVKEAQEVMHLNYLVPFALTQSALPHLVKSRGCILYVGSVLGIMPAAKMVDYCSSKAALHAMAKCVAQEYLTKGVRINVVAPGAIATDLLGDIMTVPNDQILDDFGSLCVPIGRLGKCEEIADLAAYLVSDKNRFMTGSVIVSDGGQCVDKLEGEYKVGLARDKLLKERADHK